A window of Pectobacterium carotovorum genomic DNA:
TTCCTGCCGGAAGAGCGCGAATGGATGGCGCGTTTGCAAGGCTGGGGGCTTATCGACACCTTCCGTGCCGCGAATCCAGACAGCAACGATCGTTTTTCGTGGTTTGACTACCGTTCTGCCGGGTTCGATGACAACCGTGGCCTGCGTATTGACCTGATTCTTGCCAGTACGTTCCTGGCCGAACGCTGCGTCGCTACCGGTATTGATTACGATATTCGAGGGATGGAAAAACCGTCCGACCATGCACCGATCTGGGCGCAGTTTTCGTTGTAGAAATTTTCGCTGTAGAGATAGTACGTTGTAAAAGATCGTACGCAGTAAAAATAACATCACCGCTGTGCATCAAAGCCACAGCGGTGATTAAAATTCGTAGAAGTATTAGTCGTAGTGCTTTTTAACGCCCGATTATTGCTTAACCAATTGCCATATCAGGTTGTTTGTTCCCAGCGTTTGCTTGTCTCGCACGCATTGCAGAATCACTCCTTCGACTTTTACCACCGCGCCCTCAGAATAGTTCCGGTTTTCATACACGCAGCAGCGCAGGCAGTTGTTATTTTGTTCACGCACCGCTGTTCCTGCTCCCCATACTTCCGGTGGAACGGGAACAACAATATCTGTTCCGCCACGATTAGCCTGCGCCAGCGCGGGCAGCACTAGCATCACACTGGCGACACACAAAGACACTAACGATTTCATTGCTCCTGCTCCTTCGCTTTTTTAGTCTGAGGCTTGCGCCGTTTTGATGCACCCGACGGCGGTGCAGAAAGCCCTTTAAATGCCCTCACCGCACCGTTTTGTTTCGCTTGCTGAATCAACTCCTGCAAGGAGTTCGTCAGCGGTTGCATAAAATCCTGATAGCGACATTTTTTCTCGCTAATTTGCGTCAACGTGGCTTCCCAATGTGCGGTCATGTCAGGATGCGCCGCGCTCGCAGGCAGTGAGTGAATTAACGCCCGCCCCGCTTCACTCGCATGAATATAGCGGGCTTTCTTAAACAGAAATGTCCGTTTAAACAATAATTCGATAATACCCGCGCGCGTCGCTTCGGTTCCTAATCCATCGGTCGCCCGTAGGATTTTCTTCAGTTCTTTATCCTGCACAAAACGCGCGATGCCCGTCATCGCCGATAACAATGTGGCATCGGTAAACGGCCGCGGCGGCTGTGTTTGGCGCTCAACGACCTCACCGCGTTCACACAGTAATTCATCACCTTTTGCCACTACGGGCAACGGCATACCTTCGTTTTCTTCGTCCCGCTCTTTGCCACCTAACAACGTGCGCCACCCGGCTTCGGCCAGGAAGCGCGCTTTAGCAATAAATTTACCACCCGCGATATCCAGTTCAATGACGCACTTGCGAAACACGGCGTCCGGGCAGAACTGCATGATGTACTGCCGCGCGACTAAACCATACACCTTGCGCTCATTCTCCGTCAGCGAGGCACTTGCACTGCGGGCGGTAGGAATAATCGCATGGTGAGCATCGACCTTACCATCGTCCCAGCAGCGGTTACGCCGATCCACATCCATAACCGGCTGTGGCAACAGGTCTGGCTGATGTACGGATATGGCATTCAAGACGGCATGACGCCCGGCAAAATGCTCCTCTGGCAAATAGCGACAGTCAGAACGCGGGTACGTAATCAGCTTATGGGTTTCATAGAGCTTCTGGCACACGTCCAGAACTTGCTGTGCGCTAAGCCCGAAACGCTTAGCGGCTTCGATCTGTAACGTCGACAGCGAATAAGGCAGCGGTGCGGTTTCTGATTCCCGTTTATCATTATAGCTGGTGACGAACGCGGGCTGGCCTTCGATACGCTTGACGACATGATCCGCCAACGATCGATGCAGCAATCGCCCTTCTTCATCCTGATAAGGTTCACAGGATTCGCTGGGTTGCCACATCGCGACAAAACGCTCATCGGCAGGCGTTACGATATGGGCTTTCACTTCAAAATAATCTTTGGAAACGAAGTTTTCTATCTCTTCATCTCGTCGCACCACCAGCCCCAGCACTGGCGTTTGCACGCGGCCAACTGACAGCACACCATCATAGCCCGCATTGCGCCCTAATATCGTATAGGCGCGGGTCATGTTAATACCGTAAAGCCAGTCCGCTCGAGAACGCGCCAGCGCCGACACACATAGGGGGATAAACTCTCTGTTTTCACGTAAACGAGAAACAGCACGCTCTACCGCCTGTGGGTTAAGATCGTTAACCAGACAACGACGTACCTGCTGGCGTTTTTCTTCCGGCAGGGAAAGATATTCCAGCACCTCATCCACCAGCAGTTGTCCTTCACGATCGGGGTCTCCCGCGTGAATCACTTCGGTGGCGTCATTCAGGAGCTTTTTTATGGTGTTGAGCTGCTTACTGACTGAAGGTCGCGGCTGCAACAGCCATTTCTGGGGTATGATAGGTAGATCGGTGAGCGACCAGCGAGCATAGCGCGCATCATAAACATCCGGCTGCGCCTGCTCCAGCAGGTGCCCCACGCACCACGTCACAACATCATTCTGGCCGCAGGCAATAAAGCCATCGCCGCGTCGATGCGGTTTGGGTAACACGTCTGCAATCGCCCGCGCAAGGCTGGGCTTTTCGGCAATAAAAAGTCGCATTATTCACCATCAAGCAGACTGGACATTTCCCGCGTAACTCGCGGGAAAGCACGCTGTAAAACGGGGTGGAAATCGAGATTATTCAAAAGATGACGATCAGAAGTAGTGAACAAACGCATCGGTATCAAGCGGCATGACTGTCGTCGAGGCTTTGAGCTGTGGTGTCCCCAGATAGAGGAAACCGACAATTTCATCCTGCTCACGGCAGTTAAACGCTTCGCGCACCAAAGCATTGTGCGTCCAGGCACCGCTACGCCAGATGCCGTTGAAGCCCTGCGCCAATGCCGCCATCTGCATGGCCTGAACCGCACAGCCTGCGGAGACAATTTGCTCCCAAAGCGGGACTTTCGGATTCTCTTCACAATGCGCGACAATGGTAATAATCAGCGGGGCGCGATAAGGCGCCTGACGCGCTTTATCAATACCAGCGTCGTCCAGCCCTTCCTGCTGCGCGGCACGGGTCAGTAGCGAACTAAAACGATCCAGACCGTCATTTTCGATCATAAAAAAGCGCCACGGCTGCATCGCACCATGATCCGGCGCACGCATACCGGCGTGGATAATGTTATTCAATACGTCACCCGTTGGTGCGGGTGCGGTCAGGCGCGAGGCCGAACGACGATTCAATAGCAATTCAAGAGCATCCATCGCACATCTCCTGTCTGGCAATATAATTTCTGCTGTACAATTCAGTTCTACGACAAGCCACTTCTACAGTAGAAATGACTGTACGCCAACGTTGCGCGCCACGTTAGCACAAGTAGAAGTTTTGTTACAAGATAACCCCGACAGGGCGTGCTTCTGCGACGATTTAATGCTGACTTTTTACTGTCCGCTCATTAGGATACTATCACTCCTTGTGCTTCATCACTTGCCAGAGGGCAAGTTGAAGGACGTAGGGCACACGCTGTTTACCCGTTAATGGAGATATCATGCGCACATTGTGGCGAATTTTTAGCGGATTTTTTAAGTGGACATGGCGTCTGCTTAATTTTATCAGAGAATTTATTCTCAATATTTTCCTTATTGCTCTGATTTTAGTGGGTGTTGGGATCTACTCACAGGTAAAAACGACGCCGGAAGCGGCCACGAAAGGTGCGCTGTTGGTCGATCTGACGGGCGTGGTCGTTGATCAACCCACCGTTAACAACAAACTGCGTCAATTAGGACGCGAATTCTTCGGCGCATCGAACAACCGTCGCCAGGAGAACTCACTGTTCGATATCGTCGACAGTATTCGTCAGGCAAAGAGTGACGACAACATCACGGGCATGGTGCTGGATCTCAGCGACTTTACCGGTGCCGACCAACCGTCTCTGCAATACATCGGTAAAGCGCTGCGCGAATTCCGCGATAGCGGCAAGCCTATTTATGCGGTCGGCGACAGCTACAACCAGTCTCAATACTATTTGGCCAGTTTTGCCAATACGGTGTCATTGACGCCACAAGGCAGTGTTGATCTGCACGGTTTCGCGACCAACAATCTCTACTTCAAGTCCATGCTGGACAAGCTGAAAGTGACCACCAATATCTTCCGCGTGGGAACCTATAAGTCAGCCGTTGAGCCGTATCTGCGTGACGATATGTCACCTGCAGCGCGCGATGCCGATGGCCGTTGGATCAACGCCCTCTGGCAGCAGTATTTAAATATCGTTTCTGCTAACCGCCAGATTACACCTCAGCAGCTCTTTCCTGGCGCAACCAGCATCATTGCAGGCTTGCAGGCCGTTCAGGGCGACACCGCACGCTATGCGCTGGATAACAAGCTGGTCGATGAAGTGGCATCACGTTCCGTGACCGAACAATCGCTGGTTAAAGCGTTCGGCTGGAATAGCCAGAAGAACAACTTTAATTTCATCAGCATTTACGACTACGCCATCAAACCGCCAGTGCAAAACAACAACCAGATCGCGGTAGTGTTTGCCAATGGCGCAATCATTGATGGCCCGGAAACGCCGGGAATGGTCGGCGGCGATACCACGGCAGCACAAATTCGCGCCGCGCGCCTCGATCCTAAAGTCAAAGCGCTGGTACTGCGCGTCAATAGCCCCGGCGGTAGCGTCACTGCGTCAGAGCTGATTCGCTCAGAACTGATGGCACTCCGTTTGGCGGGTAAACCGATCGTGGTATCTATGGGCGGTATGGCAGCATCGGGCGGCTACTGGATCTCAACGCCAGCGAACGCGATCATCTCCAGCGCCAGTACGCTAACTGGTTCTATCGGTATTTTTGGCGTGATTACCACGTTCGAAGATTCGCTGGAAAGCCTTGGCGTCCACACGGATGGCGTTGCCACTTCCCCGCTGGCCGATCTGTCAATCACGAAATCGCTGCCGCCTGAATTCTCGCAGATGATGCAACTGAGTATCGAGCGGGGTTATAAGAACTTCATCGATATCGTGGCGCAGGCACGTAAGAAAACGCCAGAGCAAATCGATCAGATCGCACAAGGTCACGTCTGGGTCGGTAGCGACGCGAAAGAAAATGGTTTGGTCGATCAGATCGGCGATTTTGATGACGCTGTGAAGAAAGCGGCTGAGCTGGCAAAACTGGGGCAGTATCAGTTGAACTGGTATGCCGAACAGCCAGGTCTGCTCGACACAATGCTGAATCAAGTGAACGCTTCCGTTTATGCCCTGCTGCCCGTTGCCGTCCAGTCTATGCTGCCAGCACCGGTCGCACAGCTGGCGGAAGCCATGCGGTCACAGCCGTCCATCATGAATAACCTGAACGACCCGCAGAACCGATACGCATTTTGCCTCACCTGCGGAGAAGTTCGGTAGCGTGCCCATATGTACCCTAAATAATTCGAGTTGCGTGAAGGAAGCCAACGCACAAACAACTTGAAGTATGACGGGCCTGGCCCGGTAATAGTCATTACTTATGATGATACTACCGGGCTGTTTTTCCCTCTATAATTCTCGGTTTAATCCTGACTCACACCACCATGCGAAAGAAATCCATTTATGTCGCCTATACGGGCGGCACCATCGGCATGCAGCGCTCTGCTAATGGCTATGTGCCGGTATCCGGACATTTACAGCAGCAGTTGGCAAGAATGCCGGAATTCCATCGTGAAGAGATGCCGTCGTTCACGATTCATGAATATGACCCGCTAATCGATTCGTCTGACATGACGCCAGCGGATTGGCAATCCATCGCGGACGATATTCAAAACCACTACGATGATTATGACGGTTTCGTGATTCTGCATGGCACTGACACGATGGCGTTCACCGCATCTGCGCTCTCATTTATGCTGGAAAATCTTGCCAAGCCGGTTATCGTGACAGGGTCACAAATTCCGTTAGCAGAATTGCGTTCGGACGGCCAGACCAACCTGCTAAACGCGCTGTACGTGGCGGCTAATCATCCGATTAATGAAGTCGCCCTCTTTTTCAATAACAAACTGCTGCGCGGCAACCGCACCACTAAAGCCCATGCGGACGGTTTTGATGCCTTCGCCTCCCCCAACTATCCGCCGCTGCTGGAAGCCGGTATCCATATTCGTCGACTGGCCCCCACCGTGGAATGTAGCAACTGTCCGCCGTTGAAAGTGCATCACATTACGCCGCAGCCTATCGGGGTGATTACGATTTATCCTGGCATTTCTGCCGATGTCATCAGCAATTTCCTCCGTCAGCCAGTAAAAGCGCTTATCCTGCGCTCCTACGGCGTTGGCAACGCGCCGCAAAGCCCCGGGCTGCTGCACGAGCTACGTGAAGCCTCCGCTCGCGGCATTGTGGTCGTCAACCTGACACAATGCATTTCCGGACGCGTGAACATGGGCGGCTATGCGACGGGCAATGCGCTGGCGCATGCGGGCGTCATCAGTGGCTTTGATATGACCGTCGAAGCCGCCTTGACCAAGCTGCATTACTTATTGAGCCAGCAAGACTTAAGCGCCGATGAAATCCGCCAGTTGATGCAGCAGAACCTGCATGGGGAATTGAGCGATAAAGATTGAGTTAATCACGGAGTAGATAATGAAAAAAGCATTTCTATTAGTTGATTTGCAAAATGATTTTTGCCCCGGCGGCGCATTGGCCGTTAACGAAGGCGACCGCGTCATTGACGTTGCCAATCGTGCTATTGAGGCTTGTCTGGCCGCTGGCGTCACGGTGATTGCCAGTCAGGATTGGCATCCGGCTAATCACGGCAGCTTTGCGGTTAATGCGAATACCAAGGTCGGAGAACTCGGTGAATTAAACGGATGGCCGCAGATCTGGTGGCCGGTTCACTGTGTGCAGGGAACCACCGGGGCTGATTTTCATCCAGCGCTTAATCAGTCGGCCATTCAGTGGATCGTACAAAAAGGGACGCAGCCGGAGATCGATAGCTATAGCGCTTTTTTCGATAATGGGCATCGGGTTAAAACCGAATTGGATACGTGGCTACACGCTAATCACATCACCCATTTGACGATTCTGGGGCTGGCAACAGATTATTGCGTCAAGTTCAGCGTATTGGATGCGATTGCGCTGGGCTATCACACCGAAGTCCTGGTGGATGGTTGTCGTGGCGTGAATCTTTCGCCTGATGACAGCGAATCTGCGTTACGGGAAATGGCGCAGCGTGGTGCAATACTGACGGATATGACACAGTTTCTTGCTACGTTGTCTTCTGCCCGTTAGCGCGACTGACAACTGAAAATAGTGGCAGCCAATGAGGCTGCCTGCTCACACGTTACGCGTCGGGTTTCAACGTAATAATAGCGTCAGCGATATTAAATTCGCGCTTCAGCTCCTGCTTGCTCTTCATCACGATTTCACCATCAGTACCAATCGTCATGTGCTCAGCCTGTTCGTTATGGCGAGCTTGCCACATCATCACCATTTGCAGGCAGTTTTCTTTCTGTTCAGCCGTCAACGCGACACCGTCTGGCCATTTGCCTAACTCCACCGCCGTGACTAACCGTTGGTAAATTTCTGGCGTCATGGCGTCGATCAGATCATTGAGTTCCATATCCGGTTTCTGCTCCGAGAAAGGTCAGATTTATTATTACTGGATTCTAGTTTGTGTAGCGTTTTATCGCAGCTGAATCGTTTAAAGCTAAAACATTATCAGCCTGCCACTGTCGCACCTATCGCGGACAGATTACCCGTCAATGCGTTCGCCATCAACGCCGTCGATAAAACTCAGCGAAGCAGAATTCACGCAGTAGCGTTCTCCCGTAGTTTTCGGGCCATCAGGGAACACGTGCCCCAGATGTGCATCACACTGCCCGCAGCGGATCTCGATGCGGCGCATATTGTGTGAATCATCTTCCAGATAGCGAATCGCCTCTGAGGAAACGGGCTGATCGAAGCTCGGCCAGCCACAGCCGGAGTCGTATTTGCTGTCGGAATAAAACAGCGGAGCCTGACAGCACAGGCAGTGATAAGCGCCAGTGCGCTTGTTATGCAACAATTTTCCTGAGAACGCAGGCTCCGTACCGCGTTGCTGGGTGACATAGCGCTGCATCTCTGTCAATTCAGTGTTGTCGGACGGGGTACGCGAAGCAGAGTCGTTAGTCATAGGAAGTCTCACGGCGGGTGTTATCAATTCAATTAATCGTTGATTATAACAAAAAATTAACAACCTAACAGGCTGTTCTGACCTAATATTAGGAATGTTATTAGCATCAATATTTAATTGTGATGCACATCACATATTGAGATCACACAGGCTTTATATGATGCATTTCACCCTCATATCAGGCTTAGATGTTACTTAGTTACAGGGTCGAGCGGTTTTCGCACAAAGTTTAGTCATAGGTTTGACTTACAGCAACTATTGACACGATTCCGCTTGACGCTCAGCAAGGTTTTTGTAATTTTACAACCAACCTTTTATTCACAAACCAATAGCTGGTGGAATATATGACTATCAAAGTAGGTATCAACGGTTTTGGCCGTATCGGCCGTATTGTTTTTCGCGCTGCGCAAGAGCGTTCTGACATCGAGATCGTTGCAATCAACGACCTGTTAGATGCTGATTACATGGCGTACATGCTGAAGTACGACTCAACTCATGGTCGTTTCAACGGCACCGTTGAAGTTAAAGATGGCCACCTGGTTGTTAACGGCAAAACCATTCGTGTTACCGCAGAGCGCGATCCTGCAAATCTGAAGTGGAACGAAGTCAACGTAGACGTTGTTGCTGAAGCAACTGGTCTGTTCCTGACTGACGACACTGCACGTAAACACATCGCTGCTGGTGCGAAGAAAGTCGTTCTGACTGGTCCATCTAAAGATGACACCCCGATGTTCGTTATGGGCGTAAACCACAAAACTTACGCAGGTCAGGAAATCGTTTCTAACGCATCTTGCACCACCAACTGCCTGGCGCCGCTGGCAAAAGTTATCAACGACAACTTCGGTATCGTTGAAGCACTGATGACCACCGTTCACGCAACCACTGCAACGCAGAAAACGGTTGATGGCCCGTCTCACAAAGACTGGCGCGGCGGCCGCGGCGCAGCACAGAACATCATCCCATCTTCTACCGGTGCTGCTAAAGCAGTAGGTAAAGTGATTCCTGAGCTGAACGGCAAACTGACTGGTATGGCGTTCCGCGTTCCTACCCCGA
This region includes:
- the ansA gene encoding asparaginase, whose translation is MRKKSIYVAYTGGTIGMQRSANGYVPVSGHLQQQLARMPEFHREEMPSFTIHEYDPLIDSSDMTPADWQSIADDIQNHYDDYDGFVILHGTDTMAFTASALSFMLENLAKPVIVTGSQIPLAELRSDGQTNLLNALYVAANHPINEVALFFNNKLLRGNRTTKAHADGFDAFASPNYPPLLEAGIHIRRLAPTVECSNCPPLKVHHITPQPIGVITIYPGISADVISNFLRQPVKALILRSYGVGNAPQSPGLLHELREASARGIVVVNLTQCISGRVNMGGYATGNALAHAGVISGFDMTVEAALTKLHYLLSQQDLSADEIRQLMQQNLHGELSDKD
- a CDS encoding NAD(P)H nitroreductase — encoded protein: MDALELLLNRRSASRLTAPAPTGDVLNNIIHAGMRAPDHGAMQPWRFFMIENDGLDRFSSLLTRAAQQEGLDDAGIDKARQAPYRAPLIITIVAHCEENPKVPLWEQIVSAGCAVQAMQMAALAQGFNGIWRSGAWTHNALVREAFNCREQDEIVGFLYLGTPQLKASTTVMPLDTDAFVHYF
- a CDS encoding YnjH family protein, whose amino-acid sequence is MKSLVSLCVASVMLVLPALAQANRGGTDIVVPVPPEVWGAGTAVREQNNNCLRCCVYENRNYSEGAVVKVEGVILQCVRDKQTLGTNNLIWQLVKQ
- the pncA gene encoding bifunctional nicotinamidase/pyrazinamidase, whose product is MKKAFLLVDLQNDFCPGGALAVNEGDRVIDVANRAIEACLAAGVTVIASQDWHPANHGSFAVNANTKVGELGELNGWPQIWWPVHCVQGTTGADFHPALNQSAIQWIVQKGTQPEIDSYSAFFDNGHRVKTELDTWLHANHITHLTILGLATDYCVKFSVLDAIALGYHTEVLVDGCRGVNLSPDDSESALREMAQRGAILTDMTQFLATLSSAR
- the gapA gene encoding glyceraldehyde-3-phosphate dehydrogenase, with product MTIKVGINGFGRIGRIVFRAAQERSDIEIVAINDLLDADYMAYMLKYDSTHGRFNGTVEVKDGHLVVNGKTIRVTAERDPANLKWNEVNVDVVAEATGLFLTDDTARKHIAAGAKKVVLTGPSKDDTPMFVMGVNHKTYAGQEIVSNASCTTNCLAPLAKVINDNFGIVEALMTTVHATTATQKTVDGPSHKDWRGGRGAAQNIIPSSTGAAKAVGKVIPELNGKLTGMAFRVPTPNVSVVDLTARLEKPASYKEICAAIKAASEGELKGVLGYTEDEVVSTDFNGEKLTSVFDAKAGIALSDNFVKLVSWYDNETGYSNKVLDLIAHISK
- a CDS encoding YeaC family protein, encoding MELNDLIDAMTPEIYQRLVTAVELGKWPDGVALTAEQKENCLQMVMMWQARHNEQAEHMTIGTDGEIVMKSKQELKREFNIADAIITLKPDA
- the sppA gene encoding signal peptide peptidase SppA, with translation MRTLWRIFSGFFKWTWRLLNFIREFILNIFLIALILVGVGIYSQVKTTPEAATKGALLVDLTGVVVDQPTVNNKLRQLGREFFGASNNRRQENSLFDIVDSIRQAKSDDNITGMVLDLSDFTGADQPSLQYIGKALREFRDSGKPIYAVGDSYNQSQYYLASFANTVSLTPQGSVDLHGFATNNLYFKSMLDKLKVTTNIFRVGTYKSAVEPYLRDDMSPAARDADGRWINALWQQYLNIVSANRQITPQQLFPGATSIIAGLQAVQGDTARYALDNKLVDEVASRSVTEQSLVKAFGWNSQKNNFNFISIYDYAIKPPVQNNNQIAVVFANGAIIDGPETPGMVGGDTTAAQIRAARLDPKVKALVLRVNSPGGSVTASELIRSELMALRLAGKPIVVSMGGMAASGGYWISTPANAIISSASTLTGSIGIFGVITTFEDSLESLGVHTDGVATSPLADLSITKSLPPEFSQMMQLSIERGYKNFIDIVAQARKKTPEQIDQIAQGHVWVGSDAKENGLVDQIGDFDDAVKKAAELAKLGQYQLNWYAEQPGLLDTMLNQVNASVYALLPVAVQSMLPAPVAQLAEAMRSQPSIMNNLNDPQNRYAFCLTCGEVR
- a CDS encoding DNA topoisomerase III — translated: MRLFIAEKPSLARAIADVLPKPHRRGDGFIACGQNDVVTWCVGHLLEQAQPDVYDARYARWSLTDLPIIPQKWLLQPRPSVSKQLNTIKKLLNDATEVIHAGDPDREGQLLVDEVLEYLSLPEEKRQQVRRCLVNDLNPQAVERAVSRLRENREFIPLCVSALARSRADWLYGINMTRAYTILGRNAGYDGVLSVGRVQTPVLGLVVRRDEEIENFVSKDYFEVKAHIVTPADERFVAMWQPSESCEPYQDEEGRLLHRSLADHVVKRIEGQPAFVTSYNDKRESETAPLPYSLSTLQIEAAKRFGLSAQQVLDVCQKLYETHKLITYPRSDCRYLPEEHFAGRHAVLNAISVHQPDLLPQPVMDVDRRNRCWDDGKVDAHHAIIPTARSASASLTENERKVYGLVARQYIMQFCPDAVFRKCVIELDIAGGKFIAKARFLAEAGWRTLLGGKERDEENEGMPLPVVAKGDELLCERGEVVERQTQPPRPFTDATLLSAMTGIARFVQDKELKKILRATDGLGTEATRAGIIELLFKRTFLFKKARYIHASEAGRALIHSLPASAAHPDMTAHWEATLTQISEKKCRYQDFMQPLTNSLQELIQQAKQNGAVRAFKGLSAPPSGASKRRKPQTKKAKEQEQ
- the msrB gene encoding peptide-methionine (R)-S-oxide reductase MsrB, with protein sequence MTNDSASRTPSDNTELTEMQRYVTQQRGTEPAFSGKLLHNKRTGAYHCLCCQAPLFYSDSKYDSGCGWPSFDQPVSSEAIRYLEDDSHNMRRIEIRCGQCDAHLGHVFPDGPKTTGERYCVNSASLSFIDGVDGERIDG